Proteins found in one Campylobacter canadensis genomic segment:
- a CDS encoding N-acetylmuramoyl-L-alanine amidase family protein, producing MNKIIILFFCLICLFANDFKEFDEKFFSLNKNEQLALHQKMKAAYIKSIISDNKEDKIQALKRIIISSKKLSLSYAGYEKELNQLGVKDISINTLKDSVKIKKEDKEKQNTASTQNKIIKNASNINNENKAKVVKKQEKTQESIKQKTYISSVLKYQNKEKIGVMLKTNSKLEEEIKESKFKNMDIFNFTAVLDTKKSSFKLDECDVSVSQFNPSTARVVFTNAKEKINYEVNNNSIIFYYIKNTKTSTSTQASNVVKTKQVKSKESISKQVKLNKISPTSDYILLTFSDELTDISNKANYIDIKASSAFKKNTFNVSNNKISIYNLNKDTIRIINNSKQNLDYELSENTMKIYVKNNDLFKKNFLIAIDAGHGGKDSGASANKLLEKNITLAIAKQLARELSNNGYRVFLTRSDDTYIGLRQRTKLANDKKSDLFISIHANSLADKSKYNSVYGIETYFLSPARSERSKNAAAIENKSDVEEMNYFSKQTFLNFLNREKIISSNKLAIDIQGGILSAIPKSYKAKDGGVKEAPFWVLVGALMPAVLIEVGYITHPVEGKNIANPTYQQYIVKGIVNGINNYFEKNKF from the coding sequence ATGAATAAAATTATAATTTTATTTTTTTGTTTGATTTGTTTATTTGCTAATGATTTTAAGGAATTTGATGAGAAATTCTTTTCCTTAAATAAAAATGAGCAGCTAGCCTTACATCAAAAGATGAAAGCTGCTTATATTAAAAGCATTATTAGTGATAATAAAGAAGATAAAATTCAAGCATTAAAAAGAATTATAATTAGTTCAAAAAAATTATCTTTAAGCTATGCAGGTTATGAAAAAGAACTAAATCAATTAGGTGTTAAAGATATCTCAATTAATACTTTAAAAGATAGTGTTAAAATAAAAAAAGAAGATAAAGAAAAGCAAAATACAGCAAGTACGCAAAATAAAATTATAAAAAATGCTAGTAATATCAACAATGAAAATAAGGCTAAAGTAGTAAAAAAACAAGAAAAAACACAAGAAAGCATAAAACAAAAAACATACATAAGCTCGGTTTTAAAATATCAAAACAAAGAAAAAATAGGAGTAATGTTAAAAACCAATTCTAAATTAGAAGAAGAAATAAAAGAAAGTAAATTTAAGAATATGGATATATTTAATTTTACTGCTGTTTTAGATACAAAAAAAAGCTCTTTTAAGCTTGATGAATGTGATGTTAGCGTATCGCAGTTTAATCCAAGTACAGCAAGAGTTGTCTTTACAAACGCAAAAGAAAAAATTAATTATGAAGTAAATAATAATTCTATTATTTTTTATTATATAAAAAACACAAAAACAAGCACTAGCACACAAGCAAGTAATGTAGTAAAAACAAAACAAGTAAAAAGCAAAGAAAGTATTAGCAAACAAGTAAAATTAAATAAAATTAGCCCTACAAGTGATTATATTTTGCTAACTTTTTCAGATGAACTAACAGATATTAGCAATAAGGCTAATTATATTGATATAAAAGCTAGTAGTGCTTTTAAGAAAAATACTTTTAATGTAAGTAATAATAAAATTAGTATTTATAATCTAAATAAAGACACAATAAGAATAATAAATAATTCTAAACAAAATTTAGATTACGAACTTAGCGAAAATACAATGAAAATCTATGTAAAAAATAATGATTTATTTAAAAAGAATTTTTTAATAGCTATTGATGCAGGGCATGGCGGTAAAGATAGTGGTGCTAGTGCAAATAAACTACTTGAAAAAAATATTACTTTAGCAATAGCAAAGCAACTAGCAAGAGAACTTAGCAATAATGGTTATAGGGTTTTTTTAACAAGAAGTGATGATACTTACATAGGTCTTAGACAAAGAACAAAACTAGCCAATGATAAAAAAAGCGATTTATTTATAAGCATACACGCAAATTCTCTTGCTGATAAAAGCAAATATAATAGTGTTTATGGGATTGAGACTTATTTTTTATCTCCTGCAAGAAGTGAAAGGAGTAAAAATGCTGCTGCTATTGAAAATAAAAGTGATGTAGAAGAGATGAATTATTTTTCTAAACAAACATTTTTAAATTTTTTAAATAGAGAAAAGATTATTTCTTCAAATAAACTTGCAATTGATATTCAAGGCGGTATTTTAAGTGCAATTCCAAAAAGCTACAAGGCAAAAGATGGTGGGGTAAAGGAAGCTCCGTTTTGGGTTTTGGTTGGTGCTTTAATGCCTGCTGTTTTAATTGAAGTTGGTTATATAACTCATCCAGTTGAAGGTAAAAATATAGCTAATCCTACATATCAGCAATACATTGTAAAAGGTATTGTAAATGGAATTAATAATTATTTTGAGAAAAATAAGTTTTAA
- a CDS encoding nitronate monooxygenase: MSLPSLKIKDFTLEVPIFQGGMGLGISWDKLAGNVSLNGALGIISSVGTGFYENRAHINKELNGKPYGSENFYSTKGLKAVINNARKICKDAPLGCNIMHASNEYARIVKDACEAGFNAIISGAGLPTNLPEFTKDFPNVALIPIVSSAKALRIICKRWTQRYNRLPDAVVLEGPKSGGHQGFTYEQCFNEAYQLESLIPQVKEEIKQWGDFPLIAAGGIWDHKDILNAMKLGANGVQMGTRFIGTFECDAAPEFKQVLLDAKKEDIELLKSPVGYPARGIKTNLQKMIEQGNAPKISCVANCVAPCQRGIEAKKVGYCIAERLYDAYSGKTESGLFFTGANGYRLDKLISVKELINKLVNDE, translated from the coding sequence ATGAGCTTACCTTCATTAAAAATAAAAGATTTTACTTTAGAAGTGCCTATCTTTCAAGGCGGAATGGGGCTTGGAATTAGTTGGGATAAATTAGCAGGAAATGTTAGTTTAAATGGTGCTTTAGGAATTATTTCATCAGTTGGAACGGGTTTTTATGAAAATAGAGCACATATTAATAAAGAGTTAAATGGTAAGCCTTATGGAAGTGAAAATTTTTATAGTACAAAGGGATTAAAAGCAGTTATTAATAATGCAAGAAAAATTTGCAAAGATGCTCCACTTGGCTGTAATATTATGCACGCAAGTAATGAATATGCAAGAATAGTAAAAGATGCTTGTGAAGCAGGTTTTAATGCTATTATTAGTGGTGCTGGTTTGCCAACGAATTTACCTGAATTTACAAAAGACTTTCCAAATGTAGCTTTAATTCCTATTGTTTCATCTGCAAAGGCCTTAAGAATAATTTGTAAAAGATGGACTCAAAGATACAACCGCTTACCTGATGCAGTGGTGCTTGAAGGTCCAAAAAGTGGTGGTCATCAAGGTTTTACTTATGAGCAATGTTTTAATGAAGCATATCAATTAGAAAGTTTAATTCCACAAGTAAAAGAAGAAATAAAACAATGGGGAGACTTTCCATTGATTGCAGCAGGTGGAATTTGGGATCATAAAGATATTTTAAATGCTATGAAACTTGGTGCAAATGGTGTGCAAATGGGTACTCGTTTTATAGGTACATTTGAATGCGATGCTGCACCTGAGTTTAAACAAGTATTGCTTGATGCTAAAAAAGAAGATATTGAGCTATTAAAAAGCCCAGTTGGTTATCCTGCAAGGGGTATAAAAACTAATCTTCAAAAGATGATAGAGCAAGGTAATGCTCCTAAAATTTCTTGTGTTGCAAATTGTGTTGCACCTTGTCAGCGTGGAATTGAAGCTAAAAAAGTTGGCTATTGTATTGCTGAAAGACTTTATGATGCTTATAGTGGAAAAACAGAAAGCGGCTTATTCTTTACTGGTGCAAATGGCTATAGATTAGATAAATTAATAAGTGTAAAAGAATTAATCAATAAGCTTGTAAATGATGAATAA
- the tyrS gene encoding tyrosine--tRNA ligase: MNLEAIYKDLERGVSEFIDLEKIKNLIKNYYEKGENFIVKAGFDPTASDLHLGHSVVLNKMRFLQEHGAKVIFLIGDFTAQIGDPTGKSVTRKKLSKEEVLKNAKTYEEQVFKILDKQKTQIAFNSTWLNELGAAGIVELTSTFSVARMLERDDFTKRFKEQSPISICEFLYPLLQGYDSVALKSDIEMGGTDQKFNLLMGRTLQRTYNTNKEQAVIMMPLLVGLDGVNKMSKSLQNYIGINEEANVMYAKILSISDELMRVYYDLLSFKSTDLIEQIFDDIKANKLHPKKAKEDLALELCERFCGSKAAQDAKKEFDNIHSNNALPSDIAEFSFNENEVWIVKAMQECNLVSSGSEARRMILAGSVKVNQQKINDEQLKLQQGEYILQIGKRKFAKIIIKG, encoded by the coding sequence ATGAATTTAGAAGCTATTTATAAAGATTTAGAGCGTGGAGTTAGCGAGTTTATTGATTTAGAAAAGATAAAAAATTTAATTAAAAACTATTATGAAAAAGGCGAAAATTTTATTGTAAAAGCAGGTTTTGACCCAACAGCTTCTGATTTACATTTAGGTCATAGTGTTGTTTTAAATAAAATGAGATTTTTACAAGAACACGGCGCAAAAGTTATATTTTTAATAGGTGATTTTACAGCACAAATTGGCGATCCTACAGGAAAAAGTGTTACAAGAAAGAAATTAAGTAAAGAAGAGGTATTAAAAAATGCTAAAACTTATGAAGAGCAAGTGTTTAAGATTTTAGATAAACAAAAAACTCAAATTGCTTTTAACTCAACTTGGCTTAATGAATTAGGAGCTGCTGGAATTGTAGAGCTAACATCAACATTTAGCGTTGCAAGAATGCTTGAAAGAGATGATTTTACAAAAAGATTTAAAGAGCAAAGTCCAATTTCAATTTGTGAATTTTTATATCCATTACTACAAGGCTATGATAGCGTTGCATTAAAAAGCGATATTGAAATGGGAGGAACTGACCAAAAGTTTAACCTTCTAATGGGAAGAACATTACAAAGAACCTACAATACAAATAAAGAACAAGCAGTTATTATGATGCCTTTATTAGTTGGACTTGATGGTGTAAATAAAATGAGTAAAAGTTTGCAAAATTATATAGGAATTAATGAAGAAGCTAATGTTATGTATGCAAAAATTCTTAGCATAAGCGATGAATTAATGAGAGTTTATTATGATTTATTATCTTTTAAAAGCACAGATTTGATTGAACAGATTTTTGATGATATTAAGGCAAATAAACTTCACCCTAAAAAGGCAAAAGAAGATTTAGCATTAGAATTATGTGAAAGATTTTGTGGTAGTAAAGCAGCACAAGATGCAAAAAAAGAATTTGATAATATCCATAGTAACAATGCTTTGCCAAGCGATATTGCTGAATTTAGCTTTAATGAAAATGAAGTTTGGATTGTAAAAGCTATGCAAGAATGTAATTTAGTTAGCAGCGGTAGCGAAGCAAGAAGAATGATTTTAGCAGGAAGTGTTAAAGTTAATCAACAAAAGATTAATGATGAGCAATTAAAATTACAACAAGGTGAATATATTTTACAAATTGGTAAAAGAAAATTCGCAAAAATTATTATAAAAGGATAA
- a CDS encoding RelA/SpoT family protein produces MKNTLSFETLLEDIKLCTDVINAKKILYQLFSSTPMLEKALDYCIKMHEGQFRKSGEPYSVHPILVACFVAYFAKDESMILAALLHDVVEDTECTQEELITMFGHSVGVLVEGLTKIVEIRGDNLASSNSNEKLRKSALTFRNMLMVSIEDSRVLLVKLCDRLHNMLTLDALKEAKQKRIAEETLMVYAPIAHRLGISSIKDYLEDLSFKYLMPEEFNQIAYYLKANNMQLQLTLNDFIDKIKELLRENNYIENEDYVIKKRIKHTYSIYLKMQRKGISIEEVLDLLGVRILVKEIKDCYIVLGILHVHFNPLASRFKDYIALPKQNGYQTLHTTLFDSQSIIEAQIRTFKMHETAELGIAAHWKYKNDKEDYKAVGWVSDLAKDNQEKDDELEFYEYAKDSLYVEDIAVYSPKGEIFTLPRGSTALDFAFEVHSQIGLKAKSAYINRIKSPLLTTLKNGDIVRIEIDDNAKPKFSWLDSVKTARAKAMIKTHYKQRMLAVEQKLATKLLQTIFKVSEDKINEWVSKDNLNKNLKKCANDNVILSHTVQTLQKNVKKFWIGRNYELKKQRLENLVIYSNYKITNIDFDYCCNPKRGDDIIAIKKNHCVSVHNKLCERANKLLDDDSVEVVFIKWSKFIPKNYKMIFSLENKKGALASLLNELVKLNINVLSINIEKNNDNLLEYFDMRLEIAEEQEIEFIKEKLKYKCKIYDFISSSDAYSKS; encoded by the coding sequence ATGAAAAACACTTTAAGCTTTGAAACCTTATTAGAAGACATTAAACTATGTACTGATGTAATAAACGCTAAGAAGATATTATATCAATTATTTTCTAGCACACCAATGCTAGAAAAAGCGCTTGATTATTGCATAAAAATGCACGAAGGGCAGTTTAGAAAAAGTGGAGAACCATATTCAGTTCATCCTATTTTAGTTGCTTGCTTTGTGGCTTATTTTGCAAAAGATGAGAGTATGATTTTAGCTGCTTTATTACACGATGTTGTAGAAGATACTGAATGTACTCAAGAAGAACTTATTACTATGTTTGGTCATTCGGTTGGAGTGCTTGTTGAAGGGCTTACTAAGATTGTTGAAATTCGTGGAGATAATCTTGCAAGTTCAAATTCTAATGAAAAATTAAGAAAATCAGCACTAACTTTTAGAAATATGCTTATGGTTAGTATTGAAGATAGTAGGGTTTTATTAGTTAAATTATGTGATAGATTGCATAATATGCTAACTTTAGATGCTTTAAAAGAAGCAAAGCAAAAAAGAATAGCAGAAGAGACTTTAATGGTTTATGCACCGATTGCCCATCGTTTAGGAATTTCTAGCATAAAAGATTATTTAGAAGACTTATCTTTTAAATATTTAATGCCAGAAGAATTCAATCAAATCGCATATTATCTAAAAGCAAACAATATGCAGCTACAGCTAACTTTAAATGATTTTATTGATAAAATAAAAGAATTATTAAGAGAAAATAATTACATTGAAAATGAAGATTATGTAATAAAAAAACGCATAAAACACACATATTCAATTTATTTAAAAATGCAAAGAAAAGGAATTAGCATTGAAGAAGTGCTTGATTTATTAGGCGTTAGAATTTTAGTAAAAGAGATTAAAGATTGTTATATTGTACTTGGAATTTTGCATGTACATTTTAATCCACTTGCTTCAAGATTTAAAGATTATATTGCTTTACCAAAACAAAATGGTTATCAAACTTTGCATACAACCTTATTTGATTCTCAAAGCATTATTGAAGCGCAAATTCGCACTTTTAAAATGCACGAAACTGCAGAGCTTGGCATAGCAGCTCATTGGAAGTACAAAAATGATAAAGAAGATTATAAAGCTGTTGGTTGGGTTAGTGATTTAGCTAAAGATAATCAAGAAAAAGATGACGAATTAGAATTTTATGAATACGCAAAAGATAGTTTATATGTAGAAGATATTGCAGTTTATTCTCCAAAGGGCGAGATTTTTACTCTTCCAAGAGGTTCAACAGCGCTTGATTTTGCCTTTGAAGTGCATTCTCAAATTGGATTAAAAGCTAAATCAGCCTATATAAATCGTATAAAATCTCCTTTGCTAACTACATTAAAAAATGGGGATATTGTAAGAATAGAAATTGATGATAATGCAAAACCAAAATTTTCTTGGCTAGATAGTGTTAAAACGGCTCGTGCAAAGGCTATGATTAAAACTCATTACAAACAAAGAATGTTGGCAGTAGAGCAAAAATTAGCTACAAAGTTATTACAAACTATTTTTAAAGTTAGCGAAGATAAGATAAATGAATGGGTAAGCAAAGATAATTTAAACAAAAATCTAAAAAAATGTGCTAATGATAATGTAATTTTATCTCACACAGTACAAACTTTGCAAAAAAATGTTAAAAAATTCTGGATAGGAAGAAATTACGAACTTAAAAAGCAAAGATTAGAAAATCTTGTTATTTATTCAAATTACAAAATAACAAATATAGATTTTGATTATTGCTGCAATCCTAAAAGAGGCGATGATATTATTGCTATTAAAAAAAATCATTGTGTAAGTGTGCATAATAAATTGTGTGAAAGAGCTAACAAGCTTTTAGACGATGATAGTGTTGAGGTTGTTTTTATAAAATGGTCAAAATTTATACCTAAAAATTATAAAATGATTTTTTCTTTAGAAAATAAAAAGGGTGCATTAGCATCTTTGTTAAATGAGTTGGTAAAATTAAATATCAATGTTTTAAGCATTAATATTGAAAAAAATAACGATAATTTGCTTGAATACTTTGATATGAGATTAGAAATTGCTGAAGAGCAAGAAATTGAGTTTATAAAAGAGAAGTTAAAATATAAATGTAAAATTTATGATTTTATATCATCTAGTGATGCTTATAGTAAAAGTTAA
- a CDS encoding DNA-directed RNA polymerase subunit omega, with translation MRTEQIAAKALEKVGNDRYILSIMVAKRAKELSEGASVLINLDSKNTYKFTDIALMEIAEEKIVFEGVSE, from the coding sequence ATGAGAACAGAACAAATCGCTGCAAAAGCACTAGAAAAAGTTGGAAATGATAGATATATTTTATCAATTATGGTTGCTAAAAGAGCTAAAGAATTAAGCGAAGGAGCTAGTGTTTTAATAAATTTAGATAGTAAAAACACCTATAAATTCACAGACATTGCTCTAATGGAAATTGCTGAAGAAAAAATAGTTTTTGAAGGTGTTAGCGAATAA
- the pyrH gene encoding UMP kinase: MKKKRVLIKFSGEALAGEQGFGIDTHILKFIANEIKTISNAGVEIGIVIGGGNIIRGVSAAKDGIIKRTSGDHMGMLSTVINSIAMQEALESCGISVRVQSAIAMEAFCETYIMRRAQRHLEKNRVVIFAAGTGNPFFTTDTAAVLRAIEISADMIIKATKVDGVYDKDPAKFSDAKRYDTLSYETALQDNIKVMDDTAIALAKDNKLPIIVCNMFKEGNILKIMNDDFSNCSIVKN, translated from the coding sequence ATGAAGAAAAAAAGGGTTTTAATTAAATTTTCAGGTGAAGCTTTAGCTGGTGAGCAAGGCTTTGGAATAGATACGCATATTTTAAAATTTATTGCAAACGAAATTAAAACAATCTCAAATGCAGGGGTTGAAATCGGTATTGTAATTGGTGGCGGAAATATAATTCGTGGAGTTAGCGCTGCAAAAGATGGTATTATAAAACGCACTAGTGGCGACCATATGGGAATGCTTAGCACGGTGATTAATTCAATTGCTATGCAAGAAGCACTTGAAAGCTGTGGAATTAGCGTTCGTGTTCAAAGTGCTATTGCTATGGAGGCATTTTGTGAAACTTATATTATGAGAAGAGCGCAAAGACATCTTGAAAAAAATAGAGTAGTTATTTTTGCTGCAGGAACTGGAAATCCATTTTTTACAACCGATACAGCTGCTGTTTTAAGAGCTATTGAAATTAGTGCTGATATGATTATTAAAGCAACTAAGGTTGATGGCGTTTATGATAAAGACCCAGCAAAATTTAGCGATGCAAAAAGATATGATACTTTAAGTTATGAAACCGCTTTACAAGACAATATAAAAGTAATGGACGATACTGCTATTGCATTAGCAAAAGATAATAAACTTCCTATTATTGTTTGCAATATGTTTAAAGAAGGCAATATTTTAAAAATTATGAATGATGATTTTTCTAATTGTTCAATAGTTAAAAATTAA
- the rsfS gene encoding ribosome silencing factor, with amino-acid sequence MKDKIIALLDSKKAEQIEYIDLKGSGYFVDYVIIANVFSSKQALALIDEIKILLKEHNTKVYYEELSDEWSILDLADGLIHLMSPEYRDKYEIEKFLLEFKR; translated from the coding sequence TTGAAGGATAAAATTATAGCTTTATTAGATAGTAAAAAAGCAGAACAAATTGAGTATATTGACTTAAAAGGCAGTGGGTATTTTGTTGATTATGTGATTATTGCTAATGTATTTTCTTCTAAACAGGCTTTAGCCTTAATTGATGAGATTAAAATACTATTAAAAGAACATAATACTAAAGTTTATTATGAAGAGCTTTCTGATGAGTGGAGTATTTTAGATTTAGCAGATGGTTTAATTCATTTAATGAGTCCTGAATACAGAGATAAATACGAAATTGAAAAATTCTTATTAGAGTTTAAGCGTTAA
- the nadD gene encoding nicotinate (nicotinamide) nucleotide adenylyltransferase, translating to MIAIFGGSFDPIHLGHEEVIKEILKLDVKKLFIVPTFINPFKKSFYASPNQRIKWLKMVLLEDERIVISDYEIKQNRPVPSIDTVKYFSKCFQDEKILFIIGADHLKTLHKWHEYEKLKTMVEFVIAKRDNIKIPSEFKTLNVNVDISSSFIRNNLDLSKVNDKIKEDVKAFYKKGVKIEG from the coding sequence TTGATAGCAATTTTTGGTGGAAGTTTTGACCCTATTCATTTAGGGCATGAAGAAGTAATTAAAGAAATATTAAAATTAGATGTGAAAAAGCTTTTTATAGTTCCAACCTTTATTAATCCATTTAAAAAATCTTTTTATGCAAGTCCTAATCAAAGAATAAAATGGCTTAAAATGGTGCTTTTAGAAGATGAAAGAATAGTAATTAGCGATTATGAAATTAAGCAAAATCGCCCAGTTCCTAGTATTGATACTGTAAAATATTTTTCAAAATGCTTTCAAGATGAGAAAATTTTGTTTATAATAGGCGCTGACCATTTAAAAACTTTACATAAATGGCACGAGTATGAAAAATTAAAAACGATGGTAGAATTCGTGATTGCAAAAAGGGATAATATTAAAATTCCAAGCGAGTTTAAAACATTAAATGTAAATGTTGATATTTCATCATCGTTTATAAGAAATAATTTAGATTTAAGCAAGGTTAATGATAAAATAAAAGAAGATGTAAAAGCATTTTATAAGAAAGGTGTAAAAATTGAAGGATAA
- the gap gene encoding type I glyceraldehyde-3-phosphate dehydrogenase: MATKVAINGFGRIGRCLARILLDDKDFELVAINCSYGANNIAYLLKYDSVHGRLNKKINIIDESKIEIDGKIINIIAQREVEKMNFIDFNTEIVFECTGAFLTKEKTQAFIDSGIKKVIFSAPAKDDTAMFVMDVNHTTYNNENIVSNASCTTNALAPLVKVLDDNFKIQSALMNTIHAYTASQAIVDTNDKKDLRRGRAAALNLVPTSTGAARAIAKVLPHLKGKIDGQSIRTGFANVSMVDLTVKLNTKVTKEQINEAFIKASENMPILGIDYDKCVSSDFITSTQGSVFIPDLTQVVNDDFIKILAWYDNEYGYSYQLKRLAKHIIKASK; this comes from the coding sequence ATGGCAACAAAAGTAGCGATTAATGGTTTTGGTAGGATTGGTAGATGTTTAGCAAGAATTTTGCTTGATGATAAAGATTTTGAACTCGTAGCGATAAACTGCTCTTATGGGGCTAATAATATAGCTTATTTATTAAAATACGATTCAGTTCATGGTCGTTTAAATAAAAAAATAAACATAATTGATGAGAGTAAAATAGAAATTGACGGCAAAATAATAAACATCATCGCGCAAAGAGAAGTAGAAAAAATGAATTTTATTGATTTTAATACTGAAATTGTTTTTGAATGCACAGGAGCCTTTTTAACAAAGGAAAAAACTCAAGCATTTATTGATAGCGGTATTAAAAAAGTGATTTTTTCAGCACCTGCAAAAGATGATACTGCAATGTTTGTAATGGATGTAAATCATACAACTTATAATAATGAAAATATAGTTTCAAATGCGAGTTGTACTACAAATGCACTAGCACCTTTAGTAAAAGTTTTAGATGATAATTTTAAAATTCAAAGTGCGTTAATGAATACAATTCACGCATATACTGCTTCTCAGGCTATTGTTGATACAAATGATAAAAAAGATTTAAGAAGAGGAAGGGCTGCTGCATTAAACCTTGTTCCTACAAGCACAGGTGCAGCAAGAGCAATAGCTAAAGTTCTACCACATTTAAAAGGTAAAATTGATGGTCAAAGCATAAGAACAGGTTTTGCTAATGTTTCTATGGTTGATTTAACTGTAAAATTAAACACAAAGGTTACAAAAGAACAAATTAATGAAGCCTTTATTAAAGCAAGTGAAAATATGCCTATTTTAGGAATTGATTATGATAAATGTGTTTCAAGTGATTTTATAACTAGCACTCAAGGTAGTGTTTTTATTCCTGATTTAACCCAAGTTGTAAATGATGATTTTATTAAAATTCTTGCTTGGTACGACAATGAATATGGCTATTCATACCAGTTAAAAAGATTAGCAAAACACATTATAAAGGCTTCAAAATGA
- a CDS encoding phosphoglycerate kinase, which produces MKLISIKDINIEKKRVLIRCDFNVPQDEFLNISDDRRIKEALATIKYCLDNNCKIILASHLGRPKEFNSKYSLLPVAKRLSNLLKMDVILANDVIGNDAKTKVDNLKNGEILLLENLRYEKGETKNDEELAKQLALFCDVFVNDAFGVCHRAHASVEAITRFCKEVCAGFLLQKEFNFAQNLLKSPARPFVAVVGGSKVSGKLQALHNLLPKVDKLIIGGGMAFTFLKAQGFNIGNSIVEDDLIEDAKAILQKAKEENVKLYLPVDVVAAQTCSNDSVIKHISIQELPNGWMGLDIGPASSILFKEVLSDAQTIWWNGPMGVFEIDKFSKGSFKMSHYISDSYATSVAGGGDTADVINRAGDSDEFTFISTGGGASLELIEGKQLPAIKPLLIKDED; this is translated from the coding sequence ATGAAACTAATTAGCATAAAAGATATTAATATTGAGAAAAAAAGAGTATTGATAAGATGTGATTTTAATGTACCGCAAGATGAATTTTTAAATATAAGCGATGATAGAAGAATAAAAGAAGCTCTAGCAACAATTAAATACTGCCTTGATAATAATTGCAAAATCATACTAGCGTCTCATCTTGGTCGCCCTAAAGAATTTAATTCAAAATATTCTTTATTACCTGTTGCAAAAAGGCTTTCTAATTTATTAAAAATGGATGTAATTTTAGCAAATGATGTAATTGGAAATGATGCAAAAACTAAGGTAGATAATCTTAAAAATGGTGAAATTTTATTACTTGAAAATTTGCGTTATGAAAAAGGCGAAACTAAAAATGATGAAGAATTAGCAAAGCAACTTGCTTTATTTTGTGATGTTTTTGTAAATGATGCTTTTGGGGTTTGCCATAGAGCACATGCTAGTGTTGAAGCAATTACAAGATTTTGCAAAGAAGTTTGTGCTGGATTTTTACTTCAAAAAGAATTTAATTTTGCTCAAAATTTATTAAAATCTCCTGCTAGACCTTTTGTAGCTGTGGTTGGTGGTAGCAAAGTAAGCGGTAAATTACAAGCTTTGCATAATCTTCTACCAAAGGTTGATAAATTGATAATTGGTGGGGGAATGGCTTTTACTTTTTTAAAAGCACAAGGATTTAACATTGGTAATTCAATAGTTGAAGATGATTTAATTGAAGATGCAAAAGCTATCTTGCAAAAAGCAAAAGAAGAAAATGTAAAATTATATTTGCCAGTTGATGTAGTTGCTGCTCAAACTTGCTCTAATGATAGTGTAATTAAGCACATTAGCATTCAAGAACTTCCTAATGGTTGGATGGGGCTTGATATTGGTCCTGCTAGTTCAATATTATTTAAAGAAGTTTTAAGCGATGCTCAAACAATATGGTGGAATGGACCTATGGGTGTTTTTGAAATTGATAAATTCTCAAAAGGTAGCTTTAAAATGAGCCATTACATAAGCGATTCTTATGCTACAAGTGTTGCTGGTGGTGGAGATACGGCTGATGTTATTAATCGTGCTGGAGATAGCGATGAATTTACTTTTATTTCAACAGGTGGTGGAGCTAGTTTAGAATTAATTGAAGGCAAACAACTACCTGCTATAAAACCACTTTTAATAAAGGATGAAGATTGA